A genomic region of Arachis hypogaea cultivar Tifrunner chromosome 5, arahy.Tifrunner.gnm2.J5K5, whole genome shotgun sequence contains the following coding sequences:
- the LOC140184806 gene encoding uncharacterized protein → MNFVLPRRFTLPTTLTPYDELSDPKKYIKKFTSIMIVNGAFDKVLCHYFPSYLDGLGLDWFCSLPAGSISRFRDLSKLFEEHFAGSAIYLHDSDYLNTIRQDQQESLKDYMTRFTKIAMSIPDLHPEVELHAIKSRLRPGKFLKTIAVAKPKTMAEFREKAKGQIDIEELRQARKIEKPHYRDNDKTRDNKKNFKPTPQYESYTKFNTKRDDIIKEILNSKLIKPPRKAGSYPDSKGGGATRSARKRSYRAMLFINADQTQQQPLPQSPQITFQTADHDNTVANLDDPVVISLHLRDLLVKKVLFDPGSSADILFYSIFQKIKLSSNILQPSTGDLVGFSGERVPVMGSVWLQTTLGEFSSSKTSDIQYLDITIATIHSDAREAME, encoded by the exons ATGAATTTCGTGCTACCTAGGAGATTCACTTTGCCGACCACCCTGACTCCCTATGACGAGTTGAGTGATCCAAAGAAATACATCAAAAAATTCACCTCCATAATGATAGTAAACGGTGCATTTGATAAAGTTTTATGTCATTACTTTCCATCTTACTTAGACGGTCTTGgacttgattggttttgttctttgcctgcaGGTTCTATTTCTCGCTTTCGAGACTTATCAAAGCTCTTTGAGGAGCACTTTGCCGGATCAGCCATTTACCTACACGACTCCGATTACCTGAATACAATCAGGCAAGACCAGCAAGAAAGCCTCAAAGATTACATGACGCGTTTCACAAAGATAGCCATGAGCATACCCGACCTTCACCCCGAGGTAGAACTGCACGCCATAAAAAGCAGACTGCGACCAGGAAAATTCCTGAAAACTATTGCTGTAGCCAAACCTAAGACTATGGCCGAGTTCCGTGAAAAGGCTAAAGGACAGATCGATATCGAAGAACTCCGACAAGCTCGGAAAATAGAAAAGCCTCACTATAGAGACAACGACAAAACGCGAGACAACAAGAAGAATTTCAAACCAACTCCACAATATGAGTCCTACACCAAATTCAATACCAAGCGCGACGACATCATCAAGGAGATCTTGAATTCAAAATTAATCAAGCCACCAAGAAAAGCTGGCAGTTACCCAGATTCAAAAG gcggaggagcCACACGCTCGGCAAGAAAGAGATCTTACCGAGCTATGCTTTTCATCAATGCCGATCAAACTCAACAGCAGCCACTACCACAATCTCCACAAATAACATTCCAAACAGCCGATCATGACAACACTGTAGCAAATCTAGATGATCCGGTCGTAATCTCTCTACATCTCAGAGATCTCCTAGTAAAAAAGGTGTTGTTCGACCCAGGCAGCAGTGCCGACATTCTCTTTTACTCAatattccagaaaataaaactgAGCAGTAACATCCTCCAACCTTCCACTGGTGACTTGGTAGGATTCTCAGGTGAGAGAGTCCCGGTTATGGGctctgtgtggttacaaaccacacttggTGAGTTTTCCTCGTCAAAAACTTCAGATATTCAATACTTG GATATCACAATTGCAACCATTCATAGTGATGCCCGAGAAGCCATGGAATGA
- the LOC112800722 gene encoding ultraviolet-B receptor UVR8 isoform X2, protein MMMWRSKHCFWGKLKAENLVVRWMSSGGATVMSFGDASQGALGLPSAQLGVGQHAYEPTPVRSLPGDVVRVGAGHYHSLAITSLGHLWAWGRNNEAQLGRGSFSSRESWNEPMRVMGLDHVNVSAAFASGVVSAAVGDDGSLWVWGKSKRGQLGLGKHVTEAVTPAKVEALSGENIAKVSFGWGHALAQTVDGKLFGWGYLADGRIGKMGNDLVEASPLDSSATPFGDSPDLEVAEKRVLEGMEKESDMPIVWEPRLVEELEGIEVVDIACGLDHSLVLCRDGALLSCGSNAYGQLGRTKTDLGIFPVDINLSPVSIAAGLGHSLAICQLPEPDNSIGTTNIASWGWNQSSQLGRPGPGNIPSLIDGLAGENPTAISAGRAHSIALTSKGELWVWGSGRSGRLGSGSSADEPEPFYIDSLEGFQILQAVSGFDHNLVLVAS, encoded by the exons ATGATGATGTGGAGATCAAAACACTGCTTTTGGGGGAAACTGAAGGCGGAGAATTTGGTGGTGAGATGGATGAGCAGCGGCGGCGCAACCGTGATGAGCTTCGGAGACGCGAGCCAGGGTGCTCTTGGATTGCCTAGTGCACAATTGGGCGTCGGACAACACGCTTACGAGCCAACACCGGTGCGCTCTCTCCCCGGCGACGTGGTTAGAGTGGGTGCTGGACACTACCATTCCCTTGCCATCACTTCCCTGGGCCATCTCTGGGCCTGGGGCAGAAACAATGAGGCCCAACTTGGTCGTGGCTCTTTTTCTTCCAg GGAATCATGGAATGAGCCAATGAGAGTAATGGGATTGGATCATGTGAACGTGTCTGCTGCTTTTGCATCAGGTGTTGTCTCTGCTGCTGTTGGAGATGATGGTTCTTTGTGGGTGTGGGGGAAGTCCAAGCGTGGTCAACTTGGTCTTGGTAAACACGTTACTGAAGCTGTTACACCTGCCAAAGTTGAAGCACTTTCGGGAGAGAACATAGCAAAG GTGTCTTTTGGTTGGGGGCATGCTCTTGCTCAGACTGTGGATGGGAAGCTGTTTGGTTGGGGATACTTAGCTGATGGTAGGATAGGAAAAATGGGTAATGACTTGGTGGAGGCATCTCCATTGGATTCCAGTGCAACCCCCTTTGGAGATAGTCCAGACCTTGAAGTTGCTGAGAAGAGGGTTTTAGAAGGAATGGAGAAGGAGAGTGATATGCCAATAGTATGGGAACCTCGCTTGGTGGAAGAGCTTGAAGGTATTGAAGTTGTGGACATTGCGTGCGGCCTTGACCACTCACTGGTTCTTTGCC GTGATGGTGCACTCTTAAGTTGTGGGAGCAATGCATATGGTCAATTGGGGAGAACTAAAACAGATTTGGGAATTTTCCCAGTTGACATAAACTTGAGCCCTGTATCTATAGCAGCAGGGCTTGGCCATTCTTTGGCAATATGTCAGCTTCCTGAACCAGATAATAGTATAGGGACTACAAATATTGCTTCATGGGGATGGAACCAGAGTTCTCAGCTTGGAAGGCCTGGGCCTGGCAACATTCCTTCATTGATTGATGGATTGGCCGGGGAGAATCCTACCGCCATTTCCGCGGGGCGTGCACATTCCATTGCCCTCACGTCAAAGGGAGAATTGTGGGTGTGGGGATCTGGTAGAAGTGGCAGACTTGGATCAGGGAGTTCTGCAGATGAACCTGAGCCATTTTACATTGATTCATTAGAAGGATTCCAAATCTTACAGGCTGTTTCGGGATTTGATCATAATCTGGTTCTAGTTGCTAGCTGA
- the LOC112800723 gene encoding laccase-11, producing the protein MAAGKSFCCQASLLILLSFVFLGLVSFPVEAAIKKYQFDIQVKNVSRLCHAKPIVTVNGRYPGPTIYAREGDRVLVNVTNHAQYNLSIHWHGLKQYRNGWADGPAYITQCPIQTGGSYTYDFNITGQRGTLWWHAHILWLRATVYGAIVIMPKVGTPFPFPQPAREFEVILGEWWNNDVEEIEKQGNQMGLPPNMSDAHTINGKPGPLFPCSEKHTYAIEVEKGKTYLLRIINAALNDELFFAIAGHNFTVVEVDAVYTKPFSTNSILIGPGQTTNVLVHANNVPSRYFMATRTFMDAPIPVDNKTATAILQYKGIPNTVIPSLPHQLPASNDSAFALSYNKKLKSLNTVQYPANVPLKVDRNLFFTIGLDKNPCPTCVNGTRLLASLNNISFVMPQTALLQAHYFDIKGVFKTDFPDQPLRPFNYTGAPLTANLGTSTGTRISKVAFNSTVEIVVQDTNLLTVESHPFHLHGYNFFVVGTGVGNFDPSKDPANYNLVDPIERNTVGVPTGGWVAIRFRADNPGVWFFHCHLELHTGWGLKTAFVVEDGPGEDQTVLPPPKDLPAC; encoded by the exons atggCTGCAGGGAAGAGCTTCTGCTGTCAAGCGTCTTTGTTAATACTACTATCCTTTGTCTTTCTTGGATTAGTCTCTTTTCCAGTTGAAGCTGCCATAAAGAAATACCAATTTGAT ATTCAAGTGAAGAATGTGAGTAGGCTGTGCCATGCAAAACCCATTGTAACAGTAAATGGGAGGTACCCAGGGCCAACTATTTATGCTAGAGAAGGAGACAGAGTACTAGTCAATGTCACCAACCATGCACAATATAATTTGTCAATTCACTG GCATGGACTTAAACAATATCGTAATGGTTGGGCTGATGGACCAGCTTATATTACACAATGTCCAATTCAAACAGGTGGCAGCTACACCTATGACTTCAATATCACAGGCCAAAGAGGAACACTGTGGTGGCATGCTCATATTCTGTGGTTGAGGGCTACTGTGTATGGTGCAATTGTTATCATGCCCAAAGTTGGAACACCATTTCCTTTTCCACAGCCAGCAAGAGAATTTGAAGTTATTCTAG GAGAATGGTGGAACAATGATGTGGAAGAGATTGAGAAGCAAGGGAACCAAATGGGGTTACCACCAAACATGTCAGATGCACATACAATCAATGGCAAACCAGGACCTCTATTTCCTTGTTCTGAGAAAC ATACATATGCAATTGAGGTTGAGAAAGGCAAAACTTACCTGCTGAGAATCATCAATGCTGCCCTCAATGACGAACTCTTTTTCGCCATTGCCGGGCATAACTTCACAGTAGTTGAGGTTGATGCAGTTTACACAAAACCATTCTCCACAAATTCCATACTAATTGGACCAGGACAAACCACAAACGTTTTGGTCCATGCCAACAATGTTCCAAGCAGGTATTTCATGGCCACAAGGACCTTCATGGATGCTCCAATCCCAGTTGACAACAAAACTGCCACAGCTATACTCCAATACAAAGGAATTCCAAACACTGTGATCCCTTCTCTTCCTCATCAACTTCCTGCTAGCAATGACTCAGCTTTTGCTCTGAGttacaacaagaaactcaagagCCTTAACACTGTACAGTACCCTGCTAATGTTCCTCTCAAAGTTGACAGAAACCTCTTCTTCACTATTGGTTTAGACAAGAATCCTTGCCCAACATGTGTCAATGGAACGAGGCTACTTGCTTCATTGAACAATATCTCATTTGTGATGCCACAAACCGCACTTCTTCAAGCACACTACTTCGATATCAAGGGAGTTTTCAAGACTGATTTCCCTGACCAGCCTTTGAGACCTTTCAACTACACCGGTGCTCCGTTAACGGCCAATCTTGGAACTTCAACAGGGACAAGAATCAGCAAGGTTGCTTTCAACTCCACGGTGGAGATAGTGGTTCAAGATACCAATCTCCTGACAGTAGAGTCACACCCGTTCCACCTCCATGGATATAACTTCTTTGTTGTTGGAACTGGTGTTGGTAACTTTGATCCATCTAAAGACCCTGCAAACTACAATTTGGTTGACCCCATTGAAAGGAACACCGTTGGAGTTCCCACCGGTGGTTGGGTAGCTATTCGTTTCAGGGCTGATAATCCAG GTGTTTGGTTCTTTCATTGTCATTTGGAGTTGCACACTGGTTGGGGCTTGAAGACCGCATTTGTTGTAGAAGATGGACCAGGAGAGGATCAGACTGTTCTTCCTCCACCAAAGGACCTTCCAGcatgctaa
- the LOC112800722 gene encoding ultraviolet-B receptor UVR8 isoform X1, with protein sequence MMMWRSKHCFWGKLKAENLVVRWMSSGGATVMSFGDASQGALGLPSAQLGVGQHAYEPTPVRSLPGDVVRVGAGHYHSLAITSLGHLWAWGRNNEAQLGRGSFSSSRESWNEPMRVMGLDHVNVSAAFASGVVSAAVGDDGSLWVWGKSKRGQLGLGKHVTEAVTPAKVEALSGENIAKVSFGWGHALAQTVDGKLFGWGYLADGRIGKMGNDLVEASPLDSSATPFGDSPDLEVAEKRVLEGMEKESDMPIVWEPRLVEELEGIEVVDIACGLDHSLVLCRDGALLSCGSNAYGQLGRTKTDLGIFPVDINLSPVSIAAGLGHSLAICQLPEPDNSIGTTNIASWGWNQSSQLGRPGPGNIPSLIDGLAGENPTAISAGRAHSIALTSKGELWVWGSGRSGRLGSGSSADEPEPFYIDSLEGFQILQAVSGFDHNLVLVAS encoded by the exons ATGATGATGTGGAGATCAAAACACTGCTTTTGGGGGAAACTGAAGGCGGAGAATTTGGTGGTGAGATGGATGAGCAGCGGCGGCGCAACCGTGATGAGCTTCGGAGACGCGAGCCAGGGTGCTCTTGGATTGCCTAGTGCACAATTGGGCGTCGGACAACACGCTTACGAGCCAACACCGGTGCGCTCTCTCCCCGGCGACGTGGTTAGAGTGGGTGCTGGACACTACCATTCCCTTGCCATCACTTCCCTGGGCCATCTCTGGGCCTGGGGCAGAAACAATGAGGCCCAACTTGGTCGTGGCTCTTTTTCTTCCAg TAGGGAATCATGGAATGAGCCAATGAGAGTAATGGGATTGGATCATGTGAACGTGTCTGCTGCTTTTGCATCAGGTGTTGTCTCTGCTGCTGTTGGAGATGATGGTTCTTTGTGGGTGTGGGGGAAGTCCAAGCGTGGTCAACTTGGTCTTGGTAAACACGTTACTGAAGCTGTTACACCTGCCAAAGTTGAAGCACTTTCGGGAGAGAACATAGCAAAG GTGTCTTTTGGTTGGGGGCATGCTCTTGCTCAGACTGTGGATGGGAAGCTGTTTGGTTGGGGATACTTAGCTGATGGTAGGATAGGAAAAATGGGTAATGACTTGGTGGAGGCATCTCCATTGGATTCCAGTGCAACCCCCTTTGGAGATAGTCCAGACCTTGAAGTTGCTGAGAAGAGGGTTTTAGAAGGAATGGAGAAGGAGAGTGATATGCCAATAGTATGGGAACCTCGCTTGGTGGAAGAGCTTGAAGGTATTGAAGTTGTGGACATTGCGTGCGGCCTTGACCACTCACTGGTTCTTTGCC GTGATGGTGCACTCTTAAGTTGTGGGAGCAATGCATATGGTCAATTGGGGAGAACTAAAACAGATTTGGGAATTTTCCCAGTTGACATAAACTTGAGCCCTGTATCTATAGCAGCAGGGCTTGGCCATTCTTTGGCAATATGTCAGCTTCCTGAACCAGATAATAGTATAGGGACTACAAATATTGCTTCATGGGGATGGAACCAGAGTTCTCAGCTTGGAAGGCCTGGGCCTGGCAACATTCCTTCATTGATTGATGGATTGGCCGGGGAGAATCCTACCGCCATTTCCGCGGGGCGTGCACATTCCATTGCCCTCACGTCAAAGGGAGAATTGTGGGTGTGGGGATCTGGTAGAAGTGGCAGACTTGGATCAGGGAGTTCTGCAGATGAACCTGAGCCATTTTACATTGATTCATTAGAAGGATTCCAAATCTTACAGGCTGTTTCGGGATTTGATCATAATCTGGTTCTAGTTGCTAGCTGA
- the LOC140184807 gene encoding uncharacterized protein, with product MDAYSGYNQIQMHPFHQNKTAFITEYGNYCYKVMSFDVKNAGRTSIKSQFLADFIVEFSVSDTAEDYIEWSLYVDGSSNPQGCGAGIILDDGHDNVIEHSLHFSFKASNNQSEYEALIAGLRIADDLNITELKVYCDSLLIVQQHIPRKQTGDLYMDYLQTGNLPGNVKNIRHFRRQVSYFTVYNNCLYRRGFSRPLLKCLCKTEAELALAEAHEGICGKHLGARSLYSELDYTGRQYNRIAMTKLKGVTTARNIVRSHISRPNSYTVPIKKQDEAKGLWAELIPEITWGYNTTVHSTTKETPFRLVYGSDAMIPVEISESSLRTELADQTTQDTARQTELDLAEEIRSSTAVKHLAMQQHIARRYNQRLQPRSFQVHDLVLRKTEQARKPSAHGELAANWEGPYRVTEVIGKGAYRLQTLEGKVLPNTWNVSSLKLYYS from the exons atggatgcatattctggttataaccagatccaGATGCATCCATTCCATCAAAATAAGACAGCATTTATTACTGAATATGgaaactattgttataaagtcATGTCATTCGACGTTAAGAATGCAG GCCGAACATCTATCAAATCCCAATTCTTAGCCGACTTCATCGTTGAGTTCTCAGTCTCAGACACAGCCGAAGACTACATCGAATGGTCCTTATACGTCGACGGCTCCTCCAACCCACAAGGATGTGGAGCAGGTATCATACTTGATGATGGCCATGACAACGTCATCGAGCATTCCCTCCATTTTTCATTCAAAGCAAGCAACAATCAAAGTGAGTATGAAGCCTTAATTGCCGGCCTTAGAATCGCTGACGACCTAAACATCACCGAACTTAAGGTATACTGTGACTCCTTACTCATCGTCCAGCAG CACATACCCAG GAAGCAGACTGGAGATCTATACATGGACTATCTTCAGACAGGAAACTTGCCAGGCAACGTCAAAAATATCCGACACTTCCGCCGACAAGTCTCCTATTTTACAGTTTATAATAACTGCCTATATAGACGAGGATTCTCTCGTCCATTACTAAAATGTCTTTGCAAAACAGAAGCCGAGCTTGCACTTGCCGAGGCACATGAAGGGATCTGTGGTAAACACCTCGGAGCccgaagtctatactcagagctGGACTATACTGGCCGACAATACAACAGGATTGCCATGACAAAGTTAAAAGGTGTAACAACTGCCAGAAACATAGTTCGATCACACATCTCCCGGCCGAACTCTTACACTGTTCCGAT aaagaaacaagatgaagCAAAAGGCCTCTGGGCCGAGCTTATCCCAGAGATCACATGGGGATATAACACCACTGTCCACTCAACAACAAAGGAAACACCCTTCCGGCTAGTCTACGGATCCGACGCAATGATACCCGTGGAGATCTCTGAATCCTCACTGCGCACTGAACTAGCCGACCAGACTACACAAGACACAGCTCGGCAAACTGAACTCGACCTCGCAGAAGAAATAAGATCATCAACAGCAGTCAAACATTTGGCCATGCAACAGCACATAGCTCGAAGATATAACCAGAGACTTCAACCAAGGTCTTTCCAAGTCCACGACCTTGTGCTCAGAAAAACAGAACAAGCTAGGAAACCATCAGCACATGGCGAACTGGCAGCTAATTGGGAGGGCCCTTACAGAGTCACAGAAGTAATCGGCAAGGGAGCCTACCGACTACAAACCTTAGAGGGTAAAGTTCTCCCTAACACTTGGAATGTATCTTCCTTAAAGTTATATTACAGTTAA